In Uranotaenia lowii strain MFRU-FL chromosome 2, ASM2978415v1, whole genome shotgun sequence, one genomic interval encodes:
- the LOC129742807 gene encoding uncharacterized protein LOC129742807 → MITSLKIREGRSNDPVATKTRLGWSVYGKQASNTSTIEQLNIHVEKDISNEELHHKMGQFFESQNMSESRAAESESDKHYIEKGYAHIATDDEKNNTCPERIWHLPLGVVRNPKKPEKIRLIWDASAKRSVAVSGDIKEMFHQVRIRAPDKQSQRFLFRYNNNTDLQIYVMDVATFGATCSPCIAQYVKNKNAEEFAPLYPEAAKAIIDSHYVDDYLESLDTLEEAIKRVHEVKFIHKKGGFEIRNFLSNSSEVLRQLGVVQSSSDKSLNLESSLENQKTERVLGMLWKPKDDIFSFNTTFYDENQINDYHNPPTKRQVLRTIMRLFDPLGLVAHYVVHGKILMQEIWKFGSNWDEEIPVDLMDKWIRWSQLLPNLSSVEVPRCFFSGVKIGSLEDLQLHIFVDASEAAYAAVAYLRAMIEDQIHVSMVTAKTKVAPLKPLSIPRLELQAAVLGSRIAQNISSSLDLEIKKRVLWSDSMTVLAWLRSDSRRFHQYVAVRVGEIITHTRVDEWHYVPSKHNVADEATKWGLGPSFSAQNWWFTGPDFLKQPETDWPKQLNPPIHTEEELRAMFLYHGATAADPVINLDAFSMWRPLLRRAAYVIRTVNRFRKTFRSGPLTSGEYEAAENLLWRQAQVDAYPDEYAALEQSRESNIQTAMAKSSPLYKLSPYLDEYGVIRMNSRIGAAPNTPFEAKYPIILPQQHRLTKLLIDSYHRRYLHGNNETVVNEMRQRFFIRGLRNQVRKVGAECPTCIVEKAKPRPPMMAPLPRVRLTPFVKPFSFVGVDYFGPLLVKQGRSLVKRWVVLFTCLTIRAVHLEIAHSLTTSSCILAFRRFIARRGSPVEIYSDNGTNFQEANNILMIQLQQIHQACAVTFTNSNTRWNFNPPAAPHMGGSWERMVRSIKVAMERISKHPQNPCDEVLETVAMEAESIVNSRPLTYIPLETVNSEALTPNHFLMYGERGIIQPISLAEPEGTILRDSWKLARNLVDMFWNRRVREYLPTITRRTKWFTPVKPLEPGDLVLVVDESKRNGWLRGRILSVVKAADGQVRKAYVKTINGECWKPAVKLALLDVKVAPERTTLQRDNVPDSSEIHGKGNVHAVYSVPLKKPMCDIKE, encoded by the exons ATGATAACGTCGTTGAAAATTCGCGAGGGTCGTAGCAATGATCCTGTGGCCACTAAAACACGTTTAGGATGGAGTGTTTATGGGAAACAGGCATCTAATACTAGTACAATTGAGCAGCTGAATATACATGTAGAAAAGGACATAAGCAATGAAGAGTTACATCACAAAATGGGCCAATTTTTTGAGAGTCAAAATATGAGCGAATCACGTGCGGCAGAATCGGAATCCGATAAAC attatatcgAAAAGGGTTATGCCCACATTGCTACTGACGATGAAAAGAATAACACTTGTCCGGAAAGAATCTGGCATTTACCTCTTGGCGTGGTTAGAAACCCTAAGAAACCAGAAAAGATCCGTTTAATTTGGGATGCATCAGCGAAG CGTAGTGTCGCAGTCTCTGGAGACATCAAAGAGATGTTTCACCAGGTTCGAATCAGGGCGCCTGATAAACAATCTCAAAGATTTCTGTTTCGCTACAACAacaatactgatctacaaataTACGTCATGGACGTAGCCACATTTGGCGCGACGTGCTCACCTTGTATCGCGCAGtacgttaaaaataaaaacgctgAAGAATTCGCCCCTCTGTACCCCGAGGCAGCAAAAGCCATCATCGACTCACACTATGTCGACGACTACCTTGAAAGTTTGGACACGTTAGAAGAAGCAATAAAACGTGTGCACGAAGTGAAATTCATACATAAGAAAGGAGGGTTCGAGATCAGAAACTTCCTATCGAACTCATCAGAAGTCCTGCGACAATTAGGTGTCGTTCAAAGTTCCTCGGACAAATCCCTCAACCTTGAATCTAGTctggaaaatcaaaaaacagAACGCGTCTTGGGAATGTTGTGGAAGCCAAAGGATGACATATTCTCTTTCAACACGACGTTTTACGACGAAAATCAGATTAATGACTACCATAATCCGCCGACCAAGCGCCAGGTTCTAAGAACAATCATGCGCCTATTCGATCCATTAGGTTTGGTTGCACATTACGTAGTCCATGGGAAAATCCTGATGCAGGAAATATGGAAGTTCGGATCAAATTGGGATGAAGAAATTCCTGTCGACCTAATGGATAAATGGATCAGATGGAGTCAATTGTTGCCAAACCTAAGTTCAGTGGAAGTTCCAAGATGCTTTTTTAGTGGTGTTAAAATCGGTAGTCTAGAAGACCTACAACTACACATTTTTGTTGACGCAAGCGAAGCTGCGTATGCAGCTGTGGCGTATCTTCGCGCAATGATTGAGGACCAAATTCACGTATCGATGGTCACGGCAAAAACGAAGGTAGCACCATTGAAACCTTTATCCATCCCTCGACTTGAACTCCAAGCTGCAGTTCTCGGAAGTCGCATAGCTCAAAACATCAGCTCGTCTCtagatttagaaataaaaaaacgcgTGCTGTGGTCCGATTCTATGACGGTACTGGCGTGGCTGAGATCAGATAGTCGACGGTTTCATCAATATGTAGCAGTCAGGGTAGGCGAAATTATAACGCATACAAGAGTCGACGAATGGCATTATGTTCCGTCCAAGCACAATGTGGCAGATGAGGCAACAAAATGGGGACTAGGACCAAGTTTCTCCGCTCAAAATTGGTGGTTCACAGGACCAGATTTCCTGAAACAACCTGAAACTGATTGGCCGAAACAACTGAATCCACCAATTCATACGGAAGAAGAACTTAGGGCAATGTTTTTGTATCACGGAGCAACAGCAGCAGATCCTGTAATAAATCTCGACGCTTTTTCCATGTGGAGACCTTTACTTCGCCGAGCAGCATATGTTATTCGAACCGTAAATAGATTCCGCAAAACGTTCAGATCTGGGCCGCTCACTTCGGGCGAGTACGAAGCAGCAGAAAATCTTCTATGGCGCCAGGCGCAGGTGGATGCGTATCCAGACGAATATGCTGCACTCGAGCAGAGCCGAGAATCTAATATTCAAACTGCAATGGCGAAGTCAAGTCCGTTGTACAAGCTTTCACCTTACTTAGACGAATACGGAGTGATAAGGATGAACAGCAGAATTGGGGCTGCCCCTAATACCCCATTCGAAGCTAAGTATCCTATCATTCTACCTCAACAACACCGCCTCACGAAACTTCTTATTGACAGCTATCATCGACGTTATTTACACGGAAACAACGAGACTGTAGTCAACGAGATGCGTCAAAGGTTCTTCATCCGTGGACTTCGAAACCAGGTCAGAAAGGTCGGCGCAGAGTGTCCAACTTGCATCGTTGAGAAAGCTAAGCCACGGCCGCCAATGATGGCCCCGCTTCCCCGAGTTCGACTTACTCCATTTGTCAAGCCTTTCTCCTTTGTTGGCGTGGATTACTTCGGTCCCCTGTTGGTCAAGCAAGGTCGCAGCCTTGTAAAACGTTGGGTAGTACTTTTCACCTGCTTAACCATCCGAGCAGTACACCTCGAGATAGCACACAGTTTGACAACGAGTTCTTGTATTCTGGCATTTCGACGTTTCATCGCACGTAGAGGTTCACCCGTAGAAATTTACTCAGACAATGGAACCAATTTCCAGGAAGCGAATAATATCCTTATGATCCAGCTACAGCAAATCCATCAAGCTTGCGCAGTAACGTTCACAAACTCCAACACACGTTGGAATTTTAATCCACCGGCTGCTCCTCACATGGGAGGTTCATGGGAGCGGATGGTCCGATCAATCAAAGTGGCCATGGAAAGGATTTCGAAACACCCTCAAAACCCTTGCGACGAGGTTCTGGAGACAGTAGCTATGGAAGCAGAATCGATAGTCAACTCCAGGCCTCTCACATACATACCTCTAGAAACAGTGAATTCTGAAGCGCTCACTCCTAACCACTTTCTGATGTACGGCGAACGTGGCATCATTCAACCAATCAGTTTGGCTGAACCGGAAGGAACTATTCTTAGAGACAGTTGGAAACTAGCCCGAAATTTGGTAGATATGTTCTGGAACAGAAGGGTTCGTGAATATTTGCCCACAATAACCCGGAGAACAAAATGGTTCACGCCGGTGAAACCCTTAGAGCCAGGAGATCTAGTACTGGTGGTAGATGAAAGTAAAAGAAATGGATGGCTCCGAGGACGCATCTTGAGCGTCGTGAAAGCCGCTGATGGACAAGTACGAAAGGCGTATGTGAAAACAATCAATGGAGAATGTTGGAAACCAGCAGTGAAATTGGCATTGCTAGACGttaaggtggctccagagaggacGACATTACAGAGAGACAACGTTCCAGATTCGTCGGAAATCCACGGGAAGGGGAATGTTCACGCAGTTTACAGTGTACcgctaaaaaaaccaatgtgTGATATAAAGGAGTGA